From a single Sphingobium lignivorans genomic region:
- a CDS encoding M23 family metallopeptidase, which produces MATLLVASPALADEAASDAQFSSLFAAWVNMDRATEQSTTTKASIPSREPVEKLMLTSSFGNRSDPFNGRRRMHQGIDIPGPVGTPIYATADGIVKRAGWANGYGNLVEINHGNGLETRYGHMSKLIAQPNERVRRGQLIGLMGSTGRSTGSHLHYEVRIAGAAVNPMPYIEGTNYELALAEAKAHDERLVQVAMGGPEARKSTDNKDN; this is translated from the coding sequence ATGGCCACGCTGCTGGTCGCATCACCCGCTCTGGCTGACGAAGCCGCCAGTGACGCGCAGTTCTCCTCGCTTTTCGCCGCCTGGGTGAACATGGACCGCGCGACCGAACAGAGCACTACGACCAAGGCATCCATCCCCTCGCGGGAGCCCGTCGAAAAGCTCATGCTGACCTCCAGCTTCGGCAACCGCTCAGACCCGTTCAACGGCCGCCGCCGCATGCATCAGGGCATCGACATCCCCGGCCCGGTCGGCACGCCGATCTACGCTACCGCGGACGGCATCGTGAAGCGCGCCGGATGGGCCAATGGCTATGGCAATCTCGTCGAGATCAATCATGGCAACGGCCTCGAGACGCGTTATGGCCACATGTCCAAGCTGATCGCCCAGCCGAACGAGCGCGTGCGCCGCGGCCAGCTGATCGGCCTGATGGGGTCCACCGGACGTTCCACCGGCAGCCATCTTCATTATGAAGTGCGCATTGCCGGCGCGGCGGTAAACCCGATGCCCTATATCGAAGGCACCAATTACGAACTCGCTCTCGCCGAGGCCAAGGCCCATGACGAGCGCCTGGTCCAGGTTGCCATGGGTGGTCCCGAAGCTCGCAAGAGCACCGACAACAAGGACAATTGA
- a CDS encoding lmo0937 family membrane protein, whose protein sequence is MLWTIVVVLLVLWALGFLALNVGGGLIHLLLVLAAAVLIYQLVTGRRVV, encoded by the coding sequence ATGCTGTGGACCATAGTCGTCGTGCTGCTGGTGCTCTGGGCACTTGGATTCCTTGCCCTCAATGTGGGCGGAGGGCTGATCCATCTGCTGCTCGTGCTGGCGGCGGCCGTGCTGATTTATCAGCTCGTGACCGGCAGGCGTGTGGTCTGA
- the erpA gene encoding iron-sulfur cluster insertion protein ErpA — MDIALTPSAAARVASIAQRQGKPPILRLAVEGGGCSGFQYRFGLAEVPEEDDLIVETDGVRLVVDSMSLDLVRGGTVDFVDNLGGSAFRVENPNATAGCGCGSSFSV; from the coding sequence ATGGACATTGCTCTCACTCCCTCGGCCGCAGCCCGCGTCGCTTCGATCGCCCAGCGGCAAGGCAAGCCGCCGATCCTGCGACTGGCCGTGGAAGGGGGCGGCTGCTCCGGCTTCCAGTATCGCTTCGGCCTTGCCGAGGTGCCGGAGGAAGACGACCTGATCGTCGAAACCGATGGCGTCAGGCTTGTCGTCGATTCGATGAGTCTCGATCTGGTGCGCGGCGGCACCGTCGATTTCGTGGACAATCTCGGCGGTTCGGCCTTCCGGGTGGAGAACCCCAATGCCACGGCCGGCTGCGGCTGCGGTTCCAGCTTCTCGGTCTGA
- the xth gene encoding exodeoxyribonuclease III has protein sequence MRIATFNINGIRARLPRLLEWLAETQPDVACLQEIKTQDEGFPIADIEAAGYGAIWHGQKGFNGVAILARGATPTEVTRGLDGEPEDEHSRYIEADVDGVRIASIYLPNGNPVPGPKFDYKLRWMARLRQRAARILAEEVPAVLAGDYNVIPFDRDVWKPAAMAADALMQPESRAAYKALMFDGWTDALAARHPAGGVWTYWDYQAGAWQRDAGFRIDHLLLSPAAADRLVDAQVDKAYRGREKASDHAPVWVRLKDQG, from the coding sequence ATGCGCATCGCCACTTTCAACATCAACGGCATTCGGGCGCGTCTGCCGCGCCTGCTCGAATGGCTCGCCGAGACGCAGCCTGACGTCGCCTGCCTGCAGGAAATCAAGACGCAGGATGAGGGCTTTCCCATCGCGGACATTGAGGCGGCTGGTTATGGCGCCATCTGGCACGGCCAGAAAGGCTTCAACGGCGTTGCGATTCTCGCAAGGGGCGCGACGCCCACCGAGGTGACACGCGGGCTGGACGGCGAGCCGGAGGACGAGCACAGCCGCTATATCGAGGCGGACGTGGACGGCGTGCGGATCGCATCCATCTACCTCCCCAACGGCAATCCCGTGCCGGGGCCGAAATTCGACTACAAGCTGCGGTGGATGGCAAGGCTGCGCCAGCGCGCGGCGCGGATCCTCGCGGAGGAAGTCCCGGCGGTGCTGGCCGGCGACTATAATGTCATCCCGTTCGACCGCGACGTGTGGAAGCCGGCCGCCATGGCCGCAGACGCGCTGATGCAGCCGGAGAGCCGGGCAGCCTACAAGGCACTCATGTTCGACGGATGGACCGATGCGCTGGCCGCGCGCCATCCTGCGGGTGGCGTCTGGACCTACTGGGATTATCAGGCCGGCGCCTGGCAACGAGACGCGGGCTTTCGCATCGACCATCTGCTGCTTTCGCCCGCCGCCGCAGACCGGCTGGTCGATGCGCAAGTGGACAAGGCCTATCGCGGCCGGGAGAAAGCCAGCGATCACGCGCCCGTGTGGGTGCGATTGAAGGATCAGGGCTGA
- a CDS encoding cupin domain-containing protein — translation MRYADLMRHGMMSLGLYAPRGPDTQSPHSRDELYIIASGSGLFVKNGEQRAFGPQDAIFVEAGAEHRFIEMSDDFAAWVIFWGPEGGEAP, via the coding sequence ATGCGCTATGCGGACCTCATGCGCCACGGGATGATGAGCCTTGGCCTTTATGCGCCGCGCGGTCCGGATACGCAGTCGCCCCATAGCCGGGACGAACTCTATATTATCGCCTCTGGCAGCGGACTGTTCGTGAAGAATGGCGAGCAGCGCGCGTTCGGCCCGCAGGACGCCATCTTCGTCGAGGCAGGCGCCGAGCACAGATTCATCGAGATGAGCGACGATTTCGCCGCCTGGGTGATCTTCTGGGGGCCGGAAGGGGGCGAAGCGCCTTAG